In Sciurus carolinensis chromosome 17, mSciCar1.2, whole genome shotgun sequence, one genomic interval encodes:
- the LOC124967931 gene encoding olfactory receptor 7G1-like, which yields MQTPSFPNKELCASVIYLLTSIFPISLSNITESENQVGTVEFLLLGLSDDPDLQTLLFGLFLSMYLVTVLGKLLIIMAISSDSYLHTPMYFFLCNLSFNDICFIYTTVPKILVNIQRQNKAISYTDCLSQVCFGVGFAGLENFLLAAMVYDRYVAICHPLRYSVIMNLHLCVLLILLSLTISVVYALLQSFMLLRLSFCTDLEIPHFFCELVQVIKLACSDTLLNNILVYMKTSILGVLPLLGIVFSYIKIVSSILQMPSAGRKSKAFSTCGSHLSVVSLFFGRGLGVYISSAVTDLSRNTAIASVMYSVIPPMLNPFIYSLRNTKKALMKLIQMSTL from the coding sequence ATGCAGACACCATCCTTTCCTAATAAGGAATTGTGTGCATCCGTTATCTATCTCCTCACGTCTATCTTTCCCATCAGTCTCTCCAACATCACAGAATCAGAAAACCAAGTGGGCACAGTAGAATTTCTTCTCCTGGGCCTCTCAGATGACCCAGATCTGCAGACCCttctctttggactgttcctgtccatgtacctggtcactgttcTTGGGAAACTGCTCATCATCATGGCCATCTCCTCTGACTCctacctccacacccccatgtacttcttcctctgcaaCCTGTCCTTCAATGACATCTGTTTCATCTATACCACAGTTCCAAAGATACTGGTGAACATCCAGAGACAGAATAAGGCCATCAGTTACACAGACTGCCTAAGCCAGGTTTGCTTTGGTGTGGGTTTTGCTGGATTGGAAAACTTTCTCCTTGCAGCAATGGTTTATGACcgttatgtggccatctgccatccACTCAGGTACTCAGTCATCATGAACCTCCACCTCTGTGTCCTGCTAATTCTCTTGTCCTTGACCATCAGCGTTGTGTATGCCCTGCTCCAAAGTTTTAtgctgctgaggctgtccttctgcactgacctggagatcccccacttcttctgtgaacttgttCAGGTCATCAAGCTGGCCTGTTCTGACACCCTTCTCAATAACATCCTAGTATATATGAAGACTAGCATACTGGGTGTTCTTCCTCTCTTGGggattgttttttcatatattaaaattgtCTCCTCCATTCTGCAAATGCCCTCAGCTGGGAGAAAGtctaaagccttttccacctgtgggtctcatcTCTCAGTGGTCTCCTTGTTCTTTGGGAGAGGTTTAGGAGTATATATTAGCTCTGCAGTTACAGATTTATCCAGAAATACTGCAATAGCCTCAGTGATGTATTCTGTGATTCCTCCAATGTTGAACCCTTTTATTTACAGCCTGAGGAACACGAAGAAGGCCTTAATGAAACTCATTCAAATGTCTACCTTGTGA
- the LOC124967932 gene encoding olfactory receptor 7G2-like, producing the protein MEPRNQTAVSEFLLFGLTDDPALQLIVFGLFLSMYLVTVLGNLLIILVIGSDSHLHTPMYFFLSNLSFTDISLSTITVPKILVNIQRQSKTISYTSCLTQVYSALVFVGMENFLLAAMSYDHYVVICHPLRYTVIMNLHLCVLMILFSLCISFMDALLHSLMLLRLSFCTDLEIPHFFCELAQMIKLSCSDTLIDNILIYIAACIFGGLPLSGIIISYTHIVSSVLRMPSTEGKHKAFSTCRSHLSVVSLIYGAAFGVYISNEFSDYPRKTAVASVIYSMVPQMLNHFIYSLRNRDMKEALRKLISRTASLL; encoded by the coding sequence ATGGAACCCAGAAACCAAACAGCAGTTTCAGAATTCCTACTATTTGGCCTGACAGATGATCCAGCATTGCAGCTCATtgtctttggactgttcctgtccatgtacctggtcactgtcctgggaaacctgctcatcatcctcgTCATcggctctgactcccacctccacacccctatgtatttctttctctccaaCCTGTCTTTTACTGACATATCTTTAAGCACCATCACAGTTCCAAAGATACTGGTGAACATCCAAAGACAGAGTAAGACCATCAGTTACACAAGCTGCCTCACCCAGGTCTACTCTGCGCTGGTTTTTGTTGGAATGGAAAACTTCCTCCTAGCAGCGATGTCTTATGACCATTATGTGGTCATCTGCCATCCACTCaggtacacagtcatcatgaatcTGCACCTCTGTGTTCTTATGATTCTCTTCTCTTTGTGCATCAGCTTTATGGATGCCTTGCTGCACAGTCTGATGCTGCTGCGgttgtccttctgcacagacctggagatccctcacttcttctgtgaacttgctcagaTGATTAAGCTCTCCTGTTCTGACACCCTCATTGATAACATCCTTATATATATTGCAGCTTGCATATTCGGTGGTCTTCCTCTCTCTGGGATCATTATCTCTTATACTcacattgtgtcctctgtcttgagaatgccATCAACTGAAGGAAAGcacaaagccttttccacctgtcgGTCACACCTGTCTGTTGTCTCCTTGATCTATGGGGCAGCTTTTGGGGTGTACATTAGCAATGAATTCTCTGACTACCCCAGAAAGActgcagtggcttcagtgatATACTCTATGGTTCCACAAATGCTGAACCactttatctacagcctgaggaacagagATATGAAAGAAGCCTTGAGGAAACTCATTAGTAGGACAGCATCTTTACTATAA
- the LOC124967933 gene encoding olfactory receptor 7G2-like, with product METGIHTNVSEFLLLGLTEDPALQPLIFNLFLSMYLVTILGNLLIILALSSDSHLHTPMYFFLANLSFTDICLSSSTIPKMLVNILTQSQSITYTGCLTQVCFVLIFGGLENCLLAVMAYDRYVAICHPLRYTVIMNPCLCGLLTSFSLLISLVDGLLHSLMVLRLSFCTNLEIPHFFCELAQIIKLSCSDNFIDNILIYIVACIFGGVPCSGIIFSYVHIVSSVLRMPSSGGKHKAFSTCGSHLSVVSLFYGTAFGVYISSAVSDSPRKTAVASVMYTVAPQLMNPFIYGLRNKDMKEALKKLLFPALISSPSPGDSANAVAISGPDATI from the exons ATGGAAACTGGAATTCATACAAATGTTTCagaattcctcctcctgggactgacagaggacccagcactgcagcccctCATTTTCaacctgttcctgtccatgtacctggtcaccatcctggggaacctgctcatcatcctggctctCAGCTCTGATTCCCACCTCCACACACCTATGTACTTCTTTCTTGCCAATCTTTCCTTCACTGATATCTGTTTAAGTTCAAGCAcgatcccaaagatgctggtgaacatcctaACACAGAGTCAGAGCATCACCTACACAGGCTGCCTCACCCAGGTCTGCTTTGTCTTGATTTTTGGTGGCTTGGAAAATTGTCTGCTTGCAgtaatggcctatgaccgctatgtcgCCATCTGCCATCCACTCaggtacacagtcatcatgaacccCTGCCTGTGTGGACTGCTGACCTCGTTTTCCTTGTTGATTAGCCTCGTGGATGGCCTGCTGCACAGTCTGATGGTGCTGCGACTGTCTTTCTGCACAAACCTggagatcccccacttcttctgtgaacttgctcagaTTATCAAGCTGTCTTGTTCTGATAACTTCATTGATAACATCCTGATATATATAGTGGCTTGCATATTTGGTGGTGTTCCCTGCTCTGGAATCATTTTCTCTTACGttcacattgtgtcctctgtcttgagaatgccctcatcaggagggaagcataaagccttttccacctgtgggtctcacctgtctgttgtctccttgttctatgggacagCTTTTGGGGTATACATTAGCTCTGCAGTTTCTGACTCCCCCAGGAAGActgcagtggcttcagtgatgtacacagtggcccctcaattgatgaaccCATTTATCTATGGTTTGAGGAACAAGGACATGAAGGAAGCCTTGAAGAAACT CCTCTTCCCTGCACTgatctcctccccttccccaggtGATAGTGCAAATGCAGTTGCTATATCTGGACCTGATGCCACAATCTGA